Proteins encoded in a region of the Vicia villosa cultivar HV-30 ecotype Madison, WI linkage group LG5, Vvil1.0, whole genome shotgun sequence genome:
- the LOC131605765 gene encoding uncharacterized protein LOC131605765, producing MAKLAGSNTRKTSNSDNKNFVFLKSFDISIHPKNQTTAIEVLWSPPIFGWLKCNTDGVSVLNTAACGVVCRDHNANHIFSLCDFLGAKGPIFAELMAAILAIEEAMRRNVSSLWIETDSMYVVKAFKNCSLVPWNLRSRWLVCWNYSLNINFMVTHIFREANFFADSLANLGLHVTAYRLFNYVHEVIQRDFLLDKLGNPRHRICS from the coding sequence ATGGCAAAATTGGCAGGTAGTAACACTCGGAAAACTTCCAACTCTGACAATAAAAACTTTGTTTTTCTGAAAAGCTTTGATATCTCTATTCACCCCAAAAACCAGACCACCGCCATTGAGGTGCTGTGGTCTCCTCCCATCTTTGGCTGGCTGAAGTGCAACACCGACGGGGTTTCTGTTCTCAATACTGCAGCTTGCGGTGTGGTGTGCCGAGATCACAATGCTAATCATATCTTTAGCCTTTGTGATTTCCTTGGCGCGAAAGGTCCTATTTTTGCTGAGCTCATGGCTGCCATCCTAGCCATTGAAGAAGCAATGCGTCGGAACGTCTCTAGTCTTTGGATTGAAACAGATAGTATGTATGTTGTGAAGGCCTTCAAAAATTGCTCGCTTGTTCCTTGGAATCTTCGTTCTCGTTGGCTTGTGTGCTGGAATTACTCGCTCAATATCAACTTCATGGTGACACACATTTTTAGAGAGGCCAATTTTTTTGCTGATTCTTTGGCTAATCTTGGTTTACATGTTACGGCTTATAGATTATTTAATTATGTTCATGAAGTTATCCAAAGAGATTTCTTGCTTGACAAGTTGGGTAACCCAAGACATAGGATTTGCTCTTAA